From one Eptesicus fuscus isolate TK198812 chromosome 21, DD_ASM_mEF_20220401, whole genome shotgun sequence genomic stretch:
- the SNRPD2 gene encoding small nuclear ribonucleoprotein Sm D2, giving the protein MSLLNKPKSEMTPEELQKREEEEFNTGPLSVLTQSVKNNTQVLINCRNNKKLLGRVKAFDRHCNMVLENVKEMWTEVPKSGKGKKKSKPVNKDRYISKMFLRGDSVIVVLRNPLIAGK; this is encoded by the exons AT GAGCCTTCTCAACAAGCCCAAGAGTGAGATGACCCCGGAGGAGCTGCAGAAGCGGGAGGAGGAAGAGTTTAACACGGGCCCACTCTCGGTGCTCACGCAGTCCGTCAAGAACAACACGCAGGTGCTCATCAACTGTCGCAACAACAAGAAGCTCCTGGGCCGGGTGAAGGCTTTTGACAG GCACTGCAACATGGTGCTGGAGAATGTGAAGGAGATGTGGACCGAGGTCCCCAAGAGTGGCAAGGGCAAGAAGAAGTCCAAGCCCGTCAACAAGGACCGCTACATCTCCAAGATGTTCCTGCGCGGGGACTCCGTCATCGTGGTCCTGCGGAACCCCCTCATCGCTGGCAAGTAG
- the QPCTL gene encoding glutaminyl-peptide cyclotransferase-like protein, which translates to MRPGGRGRPRLRLGERGLLQPPSPPKRRLLPRAQQLPLLLLALAVASAFYTIWSGWHRGTEELPPGRELRGPLIASLPEARMRKVVGQLDPQRLWNTYLRPLLVVRTPGSPGNLQVRKFLEATLRTLTAGWHVELDPFTASTPLGPLDFANVVATLDPGAARHLTLACHYDSKLFPSESAPFVGATDSAVPCALLLELAQALDQELRRTKDQAAPVTLQLLFLDGEEALKEWGPKDSLYGSRHLAQLMESAPHSPGPTRIQAIELFMLLDLLGAPHPTFYSHFPRTARWFHRLRSIEKRLHRLNLLQSHPQEVMYFQPGEPPGSVEDDHIPFLRRGVPVLHLISTPFPSVWHTADDSEANLHPPTVHNLSRILAVFLAEYLGL; encoded by the exons ATGCGTCCTGGGGGCCGCGGGCGGCCCCGGCTACGGCTCGGGGAACGCGGCCTCTTGCAGCCACCTTCACCGCCCAAACGCCGCCTGCTGCCGCGGGCGCAGCAGCtaccgctgctgctgctggcgctggccgtGGCCTCGGCGTTCTACACCATCTGGAGCGGTTGGCACCGCGGGACTGAGGAGCTGCCGCCCGGCCGGGAGCTGCGG GGCCCATTGATCGCGAGCCTCCCCGAAGCCCGAATGCGGAAGGTGGTGGGGCAACTGGACCCACAGCGTCTCTGGAACACTTATCTGCGCCCCCTGCTGGTTGTGCGAACGCCGGGCAGCCCAGGCAATCTCCAAGTCAGAAAG TTCCTGGAGGCCACTTTGCGGACCCTGACGGCAGGCTGGCATGTGGAGCTGGACCCCTTCACAGCCTCCACGCCCCTGGGACCACTGGACTTTGCCAATGTGGTGGCCACACTGGACCCAGGGGCTGCCCGTCACCTCACCCTTGCCTGCCATTATGACTCGAAGCTCTTCCCATCGGAGTCAGCCCCATTTGTGGGGGCCACGGATTCGGCTGTGCCTTGTGCCCTGCTACTGgagctggcccaggccctggaccAGGAACTGCGTAGAACCAAGGATCAG GCAGCCCCAGTGACCCTGCAGCTGCTCTTCTTGGACGGCGAAGAGGCGCTAAAGGAGTGGGGACCCAAGGACTCCCTCTATGGCTCCCGGCACCTGGCCCAGCTCATGGAGTCTGCACCCCACAGTCCTGGCCCCACCAGGATCCAGGCTATT GAGCTCTTTATGCTTCTTGATCTCCTGGGAGCCCCCCACCCAACCTTCTACAGTCACTTCCCCCGCACAGCCCGCTGGTTCCATCGGCTGAGGAGCATCG AGAAGCGCCTGCACCGTTTGAACCTGCTACAGTCTCATCCCCAGGAAGTGATGTACTTCCAGCCCGGGGAGCCCCCTGGCTCTGTGGAAGATGACCACATCCCCTTCCTCCGCAGAG GGGTCCCGGTGCTCCACCTCATCTCCACGCCCTTCCCCTCGGTCTGGCACACCGCTGACGACTCTGAGGCCAATCTGCACCCACCTACGGTGCACAACCTGAGCCGCATCCTCGCCGTGTTCCTGGCCGAATACTTGGGGCTCTAG
- the FBXO46 gene encoding F-box only protein 46 isoform X1, whose product MDRGGLLPFQLWCPRPFGTYSQNQPRPPSTALKPPACSEAGSRAEPDHGPAHSENTPPALATEAPSSQPAPLLSAAAAGDEGRVLLDTWYVIKPGNTKEKVAFFVAHQCGGGSRASSMKVKGHWGSDSSKAKRRRRCLEPTKAPPDPGGREGPPAAQGTPAAASEDVDLLSVAEMVALVEQRAALALQNYPHPGTPAPVVFVSAEQGGSAKGLGSERRSGGGDCSRVAEAVAHFEAQRDNPPAKGLRKEERPGPGPGEVRIAFRISNGREPRAPDGSLPNGSGGRPGCAYPGSPGPGARAKDKITCDLYQLISPSRDALPSNVEFLLARADEASEGEAPAPARPEDTPPAPPPPPARDCGASGFHVDVVVTGVVDECIFFGKDGTKNVKEETVCLTVSPEEPPPPGQLFFLQSRGPDGPPEPPPADSPATAPGPDDAEGTADTSLCRLYRHVSHDFLEIRFKIQRLLEPRQYMLLLPEHVLVKIFSFLPTRALAALKCTCHHFKGIIEAFGVRATDSRWSRDPLYRDDPCKQCRKRYEKGDVSLCRWHPKPYHHDLPYGRSYWMCCRRADRETPGCRLAIPILCLWSCVLSPKRLQHPRLVPLLTCARAYLLFRNWGPFDHRSNWVRLMAACHFYMFSPLKQ is encoded by the exons ATGGACCGTGGCGGCCTCCTGCCCTTCCAGCTGTGGTGCCCTCGGCCCTTTGGCACCTACTCACAGAACCAGCCGCGCCCACCTTCCACCGCCCTCAAGCCGCCGGCCTGTTCTGAGGCAGGCAGCAGGGCTGAGCCAGACCATGGGCCTGCCCACTCAGAGAACACCCCACCCGCCTTGGCCACGGaggccccttcctcccagcctgcccccctcctctcggcagcagctgctggtgaCGAGGGTCGAGTCCTGCTGGACACGTGGTATGTGATCAAGCCTGGGAATacaaaggagaaggtggccttCTTTGTGGCCCACCAGTGTGGTGGCGGCAGCCGGGCCAGCTCCATGAAGGTCAAGGGGCACTGGGGCAGCGACAGCTCCAAGGCCAAGCGGAGGAGGCGCTGTCTTGAGCCTACTAAAGCGCCACCGGACccagggggccgggaggggccccCTGCTGCTCAGGGGACCCCAGCCGCAGCCAGTGAGGATGTGgacctgctctctgtggctgagatGGTGGCCCTGGTGGAACAGCGGGCGGCCCTGGCCCTGCAGAACTATCCACACCCCGGCACCCCGGCACCCGTGGTCTTTGTGTCGGCAGAGCAGGGTGGTTCTGCCAAGGGGCTGGGGTCTGAACGGCGGTCCGGTGGCGGGGACTGCAGCCGTGTGGCTGAGGCGGTGGCTCATTTCGAGGCCCAGCGGGACAACCCTCCAGCCAAGGGCCTCCGcaaggaggagaggcctgggccaggccccggggaggTACGCATCGCCTTCCGTATCTCCAATGGCCGAGAGCCCCGTGCGCCAGACGGCAGCTTGCCCAACGGGAGTGGGGGCCGGCCGGGCTGTGCCTACCCGGGcagcccaggaccaggggcccGAGCCAAGGACAAGATTACCTGTGACCTGTACCAGCTCATCAGTCCCTCTCGGGACGCCCTCCCTAGCAACGTGGAGTtcctcctggccagggcagacGAAGCCAGCGAGGGggaggccccagcccctgccaggcccGAGGACACTCCCCcggcaccccctccaccccctgcccggGACTGCGGAGCATCCGGCTTCCACGTGGACGTGGTGGTGACAGGCGTGGTGGACGAGTGCATCTTCTTTGGCAAGGATGGTACCAAGAATGTGAAGGAGGAGACAGTGTGCCTGACGGTCAGTCCTGAGGAGCCACCCCCACCTGGCCAGCTCTTCTTCCTCCAGTCCCGGGGGCCGGACGGGCCTCCCGAGCCACCCCCAGCAGACTCGCCGGCCACCGCACCAGGCCCGGATGACGCTGAGGGCACAGCAGACACCTCCCTGTGCCGCCTGTACCGGCACGTGTCGCACGACTTCCTGGAAATCCGCTTCAAGATCCAGAGACTGCTGGAGCCACGGCAGTACATGCTTCTGCTTCCCGAGCACGTGCTGGTCAAGATCTTCAGCTTCCTGCCCACGCGGGCCCTGGCCGCCCTCAAGTGCACCTGCCACCACTTCAAGGGCATCATCGAAGCGTTTGGTGTTCGGGCCACAGACTCGCGCTGGAGCCGAGACCCCCTCTACCGCGATGACCCTTGTAAGCAGTGCCGCAAGAGATACGAGAAGGGCGACGTGTCCCTCTGCCGCTGGCACCCTAAGCCCTACCACCATGACCTGCCTTACGGACGCTCCTACTGGATGTGCTGCCGCCGAGCCGATCGAGAGACGCCTGGCTGCCGCCTGG CCATCcccattctctgtctctggagcTGTGTTCTCTCTCCCAAGAGGCTGCAGCACCCAAGGCTGGTACCTCTCCTAACCTGTGCCAGGGCTTACCTCCTCTTCAGGAATTGGGGGCCATTCGATCACAGATCAAACTGGGTACGTCTCATGGCAGCCTGCCATTTCTACATGTTTTCcccattaaaacaataa
- the FBXO46 gene encoding F-box only protein 46 isoform X2, with translation MDRGGLLPFQLWCPRPFGTYSQNQPRPPSTALKPPACSEAGSRAEPDHGPAHSENTPPALATEAPSSQPAPLLSAAAAGDEGRVLLDTWYVIKPGNTKEKVAFFVAHQCGGGSRASSMKVKGHWGSDSSKAKRRRRCLEPTKAPPDPGGREGPPAAQGTPAAASEDVDLLSVAEMVALVEQRAALALQNYPHPGTPAPVVFVSAEQGGSAKGLGSERRSGGGDCSRVAEAVAHFEAQRDNPPAKGLRKEERPGPGPGEVRIAFRISNGREPRAPDGSLPNGSGGRPGCAYPGSPGPGARAKDKITCDLYQLISPSRDALPSNVEFLLARADEASEGEAPAPARPEDTPPAPPPPPARDCGASGFHVDVVVTGVVDECIFFGKDGTKNVKEETVCLTVSPEEPPPPGQLFFLQSRGPDGPPEPPPADSPATAPGPDDAEGTADTSLCRLYRHVSHDFLEIRFKIQRLLEPRQYMLLLPEHVLVKIFSFLPTRALAALKCTCHHFKGIIEAFGVRATDSRWSRDPLYRDDPCKQCRKRYEKGDVSLCRWHPKPYHHDLPYGRSYWMCCRRADRETPGCRLGLHDNNWVLPCNGPGGGGGRAGREEGR, from the coding sequence ATGGACCGTGGCGGCCTCCTGCCCTTCCAGCTGTGGTGCCCTCGGCCCTTTGGCACCTACTCACAGAACCAGCCGCGCCCACCTTCCACCGCCCTCAAGCCGCCGGCCTGTTCTGAGGCAGGCAGCAGGGCTGAGCCAGACCATGGGCCTGCCCACTCAGAGAACACCCCACCCGCCTTGGCCACGGaggccccttcctcccagcctgcccccctcctctcggcagcagctgctggtgaCGAGGGTCGAGTCCTGCTGGACACGTGGTATGTGATCAAGCCTGGGAATacaaaggagaaggtggccttCTTTGTGGCCCACCAGTGTGGTGGCGGCAGCCGGGCCAGCTCCATGAAGGTCAAGGGGCACTGGGGCAGCGACAGCTCCAAGGCCAAGCGGAGGAGGCGCTGTCTTGAGCCTACTAAAGCGCCACCGGACccagggggccgggaggggccccCTGCTGCTCAGGGGACCCCAGCCGCAGCCAGTGAGGATGTGgacctgctctctgtggctgagatGGTGGCCCTGGTGGAACAGCGGGCGGCCCTGGCCCTGCAGAACTATCCACACCCCGGCACCCCGGCACCCGTGGTCTTTGTGTCGGCAGAGCAGGGTGGTTCTGCCAAGGGGCTGGGGTCTGAACGGCGGTCCGGTGGCGGGGACTGCAGCCGTGTGGCTGAGGCGGTGGCTCATTTCGAGGCCCAGCGGGACAACCCTCCAGCCAAGGGCCTCCGcaaggaggagaggcctgggccaggccccggggaggTACGCATCGCCTTCCGTATCTCCAATGGCCGAGAGCCCCGTGCGCCAGACGGCAGCTTGCCCAACGGGAGTGGGGGCCGGCCGGGCTGTGCCTACCCGGGcagcccaggaccaggggcccGAGCCAAGGACAAGATTACCTGTGACCTGTACCAGCTCATCAGTCCCTCTCGGGACGCCCTCCCTAGCAACGTGGAGTtcctcctggccagggcagacGAAGCCAGCGAGGGggaggccccagcccctgccaggcccGAGGACACTCCCCcggcaccccctccaccccctgcccggGACTGCGGAGCATCCGGCTTCCACGTGGACGTGGTGGTGACAGGCGTGGTGGACGAGTGCATCTTCTTTGGCAAGGATGGTACCAAGAATGTGAAGGAGGAGACAGTGTGCCTGACGGTCAGTCCTGAGGAGCCACCCCCACCTGGCCAGCTCTTCTTCCTCCAGTCCCGGGGGCCGGACGGGCCTCCCGAGCCACCCCCAGCAGACTCGCCGGCCACCGCACCAGGCCCGGATGACGCTGAGGGCACAGCAGACACCTCCCTGTGCCGCCTGTACCGGCACGTGTCGCACGACTTCCTGGAAATCCGCTTCAAGATCCAGAGACTGCTGGAGCCACGGCAGTACATGCTTCTGCTTCCCGAGCACGTGCTGGTCAAGATCTTCAGCTTCCTGCCCACGCGGGCCCTGGCCGCCCTCAAGTGCACCTGCCACCACTTCAAGGGCATCATCGAAGCGTTTGGTGTTCGGGCCACAGACTCGCGCTGGAGCCGAGACCCCCTCTACCGCGATGACCCTTGTAAGCAGTGCCGCAAGAGATACGAGAAGGGCGACGTGTCCCTCTGCCGCTGGCACCCTAAGCCCTACCACCATGACCTGCCTTACGGACGCTCCTACTGGATGTGCTGCCGCCGAGCCGATCGAGAGACGCCTGGCTGCCGCCTGGGTCTGCACGATAACAACTGGGTGCTGCCCTGCAATgggcctggtgggggcgggggccgggctggccgggaggaggggaggtga